A single window of Rhodamnia argentea isolate NSW1041297 chromosome 5, ASM2092103v1, whole genome shotgun sequence DNA harbors:
- the LOC115755192 gene encoding cilia- and flagella-associated protein 251, whose amino-acid sequence MIKKSSSRNQRSKGVKIKHGLQILLLLGICFWLIYQVKYSHDKKRELNEKDSKTSVKDDHGDAVIFGRKDLRPRRDETLTNHVEDEDESRDENDESKRDEEHDEETSKHEEEQGEEVNKREHDEREDANESVTDQEAAGGHEEEEEHEEEENRIDDLEVLREAGEDEIDEPDEEKLQGELDHEEEFIDDEKEREEDNDEKETEGDDGDDKEGQAEDENVSEDEEHDESESSHSRHEAREQNYKADDASSAVTHDVQTALIDTDKLGSHDADDNSGSSKTGQESNSTISSQINDGQDILRSNMEGNQVAEKAANSSEVVSEIEDHDDAKASLANSSLLKPAVTTKAKDQENAVVNSSEVNMGSSNNLTMTGPSINGTENILDSPQAQNRTVVGAHASDGSDQQNIRVEMAKASTRNSSGGESDSTSSISTTGVANSSNVTSGQTSAVSGENINSDTKGEAENVLKLPSMKKENDVHTHKETLDRRSEAGSSNTS is encoded by the coding sequence ATGATCAAGAAGTCGTCGAGTAGAAATCAGAGATCTAAAGGGGTGAAGATAAAACATGGTCTTCAGATTTTACTTTTGCTTGGTATATGCTTCTGGTTGATATATCAAGTTAAGTACTCACATGATAAGAAGAGGGAACTGAATGAGAAAGATTCCAAGACATCGGTGAAAGATGACCATGGTGATGCTGTGATATTTGGGAGGAAGGATCTTCGTCCTCGTCGGGATGAAACGCTCACTAATCatgtggaagatgaagacgaaaGCAGAGATGAGAATGATGAAAGTAAGCGTGATGAAGAGCATGATGAAGAAACAAGTAAGCATGAGGAAGAGCAGGGAGAAGAGGTGAATAAACGTGAACATGATGAGAGAGAGGATGCAAACGAGAGTGTAACAGATCAAGAAGCTGCAGGTGGacatgaagaggaagaagagcacgaagaagaggaaaataggATTGATGATCTGGAAGTACTGAGAGAAGCTGGAGAGGACGAGATCGATGAGCCAGACGAAGAGAAATTGCAGGGAGAACTTGATCATGAGGAGGAGTTCATTGAtgacgagaaagagagagaagaggataATGATGAGAAGGAGACTGAAGGTGACGACGGGGATGATAAAGAAGGTCAAGCGGAGGATGAGAATGTTTCGGAGGATGAAGAACATGACGAGAGTGAGAGCAGTCATAGTAGACACGAGGCACGTGAACAAAATTACAAAGCTGATGATGCTTCCAGTGCAGTTACCCATGACGTCCAAACTGCATTGATAGACACGGACAAGCTAGGTTCACACGATGCCGATGACAATTCTGGATCAAGCAAAACAGGTCAGGAAAGCAACTCGACCATCTCTAGCCAAATTAATGATGGTCAGGATATCTTGAGGTCAAATATGGAAGGAAATCAAGTTGCTGAAAAGGCTGCAAATTCCAGTGAAGTGGTAAGTGAAATTGAGGATCATGATGATGCCAAGGCAAGCCTCGCAAATAGTTCGCTTCTGAAACCAGCCGTTACTACCAAAGCTAAGGACCAAGAAAATGCGGTAGTCAACTCCTCGGAAGTGAATATGGGATCTAGCAATAACTTGACAATGACTGGCCCATCGATCAATGGGACTGAGAACATCTTGGATTCACCTCAAGCTCAAAATCGAACTGTGGTTGGTGCGCATGCCAGTGATGGCTCCGACCAGCAAAATATTAGGGTGGAGATGGCCAAAGCCTCTACCAGGAATTCTTCTGGCGGCGAATCTGACTCAACTTCATCAATTTCCACTACTGGAGTGGCGAACTCGTCGAATGTCACTAGTGGTCAGACATCAGCAGTATCGGGTGAGAACATCAACTCCGACACGAAAGGTGAAGCGGAGAACGTTTTGAAACTACCTTCAATGAAGAAAGAGAATGATGTTCATACCCATAAGGAGACATTGGATCGCCGGAGTGAGGCAGGCAGTAGTAACACCAGCTAA
- the LOC115755198 gene encoding agamous-like MADS-box protein AGL62 produces MVVIKKLTKTPKPSKGRKKIEIKKITNKSSQQVTFSKRRSGLFKKASELCVLCGAHIAIIVFSPVHKIFCFGHPNVDFIVDRYIRGTSLDPDQDGGGEEGAIADDDIVPALRALNEDYDEVLQELAREKQRGVELKGAERDRRAGGSGDGFWWDKALDNDLAVEELEQYVIAVEELMQKVAMKADDMMMRSLLQPYGATVGAAVNAAEVGDADMAVNHLLHENEGKFNEYGLMGGPSFY; encoded by the coding sequence ATGGTTGTCATAAAGAAGCTCACCAAGACCCCAAAGCCAAGcaaagggaggaagaagatcGAGATCAAGAAGATCACCAACAAGAGCAGCCAGCAAGTCACCTTCTCGAAACGCCGGTCGGGGCTCTTCAAGAAGGCGAGCGAGCTCTGTGTCCTCTGCGGTGCGCACATCGCCATCATCGTCTTCTCTCCGGTCCACAAGATCTTCTGCTTCGGGCACCCGAATGTCGATTTCATCGTCGACCGCTACATCCGTGGAACAAGCCTCGATCCAGACCAGGATGGAGGTGGTGAAGAAGGAGCCATCGCTGACGACGACATCGTGCCGGCTCTGCGTGCACTGAACGAGGACTACGACGAGGTTTTGCAAGAGCTGGCGAGAGAGAAGCAGCGAGGCGTGGAGCTGAAGGGAGCCGAGAGGGATAGGAGGGCCGGCGGTAGTGGCGACGGGTTCTGGTGGGACAAGGCCTTGGACAACGACTTGGCAGTGGAGGAGCTGGAGCAGTACGTGATTGCGGTCGAAGAGCTGATGCAGAAGGTTGCCATGAAGGCCGACGACATGATGATGAGGTCTCTCCTCCAGCCGTACGGGGCCACGGTGGGTGCGGCGGTGAATGCGGCCGAGGTCGGTGATGCCGACATGGCGGTAAACCATTTGTTGCATGAGAATGAAGGGAAATTCAACGAGTATGGCCTAATGGGAGGACCAAGTTTTTATTGA
- the LOC115755212 gene encoding agamous-like MADS-box protein AGL61, which translates to MGKKPSLGRQKIVIARIPKKNHLQVTFSKRRSGRFKKASELCTLSGVDVGIIVFSLASKVFSFGHPEVELIIDRFLARHNLPPLDTSAHHQLFEAHRSVNLRELNMILTQVLDELEVERKHGERLDVMRKASQRQCWWEAPVDELGLCELEQLRTSMEEMKMNVEKLTSKLMATLLLQMVCHFQGLILD; encoded by the coding sequence ATGGGGAAAAAACCTAGCTTGGGTCGCCAGAAGATCGTGATCGCCCGAATCCCCAAGAAAAACCATCTCCAGGTGACTTTCTCGAAACGAAGATCGGGACGCTTCAAGAAAGCAAGCGAACTTTGCACTCTTAGCGGGGTCGATGTCGGTATCATAGTGTTCTCTCTGGCTAGCAAAGTTTTCTCTTTTGGCCATCCTGAGGTCGAACTGATCATCGACCGATTCCTCGCCCGACACAATCTGCCTCCTCTTGATACCAGTGCTCATCACCAACTCTTCGAAGCTCATCGAAGTGTGAACCTTCGGGAGCTCAACATGATACTGACTCAAGTCCTCGATGAACTAGAAGTTGAAAGAAAGCACGGGGAGAGGCTTGACGTGATGCGAAAAGCGAGCCAAAGGCAGTGTTGGTGGGAGGCTCCCGTTGATGAGCTTGGCTTGTGTGAGCTGGAGCAATTGAGAACGTCAATGGAGGAGATGAAGATGAATGTGGAGAAGTTGACTAGCAAGTTGATGGCAACTCTTCTCCTCCAAATGGTTTGCCATTTTCAGGGGTTAATACTGGATTAG
- the LOC115755193 gene encoding tubulin alpha chain, whose product MRECISIHIGQAGIQVGNACWELYCLEHGIQPDGQMPSDKTVGGGDDAFNTFFSETGAGKHVPRAVFVDLEPTVIDEVRTGTYRQLFHPEQLISGKEDAANNFARGHYTIGKEIVDLCLDRIRKLADNCTGLQGFLVFNAVGGGTGSGLGSLLLERLSVDYGKKSKLGFTVYPSPQVSTSVVEPYNSVLSTHSLLEHTDVAVLLDNEAIYDICRRSLDIERPTYTNLNRLVSQVISSLTASLRFDGALNVDVTEFQTNLVPYPRIHFMLSSYAPVISAEKAYHEQLSVAEITNSAFEPSSMMAKCDPRHGKYMACCLMYRGDVVPKDVNAAVATIKTKRTIQFVDWCPTGFKCGINYQPPTVVPGGDLAKVQRAVCMISNSTSVAEVFSRIDHKFDLMYAKRAFVHWYVGEGMEEGEFSEAREDLAALEKDYEEVGAELAEGEDDEGDEY is encoded by the exons ATGAGGGAGTGCATCTCGATCCACATCGGTCAGGCCGGCATCCAGGTCGGGAACGCCTGCTGGGAGCTGTACTGCCTCGAGCACGGCATCCAG CCTGATGGCCAGATGCCAAGTGACAAAACTGTTGGTGGAGGTGATGATGCCTTCAACACCTTTTTCAGCGAAACTGGTGCTGGGAAGCATGTCCCTCGTGCCGTCTTTGTAGATCTTGAGCCCACTGTCATCGACGAAGTCAGGACTGGAACCTACCGTCAGCTCTTCCACCCTGAGCAGCTCATCAGTGGAAAGGAAGATGCTGCCAACAACTTTGCTCGTGGCCACTACACAA TTGGCAAGGAAATTGTTGATCTCTGCTTGGACCGCATCAGAAAGCTTGCTGACAACTGCACCGGTCTTCAAGGGTTCCTTGTGTTCAATGCTGTTGGTGGAGGCACTGGTTCGGGGCTCGGTTCCCTTTTGTTGGAGCGCCTGTCTGTTGATTATGGCAAGAAATCCAAGTTGGGTTTCACCGTCTATCCATCTCCACAGGTGTCCACATCTGTTGTGGAGCCCTACAACAGTGTCCTGTCAACCCACTCCCTTCTGGAACACACTGATGTTGCTGTGCTTCTGGACAATGAGGCCATCTATGATATCTGCAGGCGCTCTCTTGACATTGAGCGTCCCACATACACCAACCTGAACCGTCTTGTTTCTCAG GTGATTTCCTCCTTGACTGCCTCTCTGAGGTTTGATGGTGCTCTGAATGTGGATGTGACTGAATTCCAGACCAACTTGGTCCCCTACCCCAGAATCCACTTCATGCTTTCATCTTATGCACCAGTCATCTCAGCAGAGAAGGCCTACCATGAGCAACTGTCAGTGGCTGAGATCACCAACAGCGCATTCGAGCCATCCTCTATGATGGCCAAGTGCGATCCTCGCCATGGGAAGTACATGGCATGCTGTCTCATGTACCGTGGTGATGTGGTGCCAAAGGATGTGAATGCGGCTGTTGCAACCATCAAGACCAAGCGCACCATCCAGTTCGTCGACTGGTGCCCTACCGGATTCAAGTGCGGTATCAACTACCAGCCACCCACCGTTGTCCCGGGAGGCGACCTCGCCAAGGTCCAGAGGGCTGTGTGCATGATCTCCAACTCGACCAGTGTTGCTGAGGTCTTCTCGCGCATTGACCACAAGTTCGATCTGATGTATGCCAAGCGTGCTTTTGTGCACTGGTACGTGGGTGAGGGCATGGAGGAGGGCGAGTTTTCTGAGGCTCGGGAGGATCTTGCTGCCCTTGAGAAGGATTACGAGGAGGTCGGTGCGGAGTTGGCTGAGGGCGAGGATGATGAGGGTGATGAGTATTAA
- the LOC115755195 gene encoding protein SHORT HYPOCOTYL IN WHITE LIGHT 1 isoform X1, whose protein sequence is MLKLRLLRLAAVAPPIFPRQPIAANSFSIAPHQPPPHFSLRLRASRRVSDFPQGGGGDLVGGARNWSRAIESVYGGGREEYDGGDGGDEEEDRSLDLLVRFVQNVFRKVSRRARKAVRSVLPVSISTQLVSFSVNGVLILAFLWVLKAFLEVVCTLGSIVFVSILLIRGVWSGVTYMQENRSYRRNEADDDHRAWTRAQPVT, encoded by the exons ATGTTGAAGCTCCGACTGCTTCGGCTCGCCGCAGTTGCTCCCCCCATCTTCCCTCGCCAACCCATTGCCGCCAACAGCTTCTCGATCGCGCCCCATCAGCCTCCGCCTCACTTCAGCCTCCGCCTCCGCGCTTCCCGGCGCGTCTCCGATTTCCCTCAG GGAGGTGGCGGGGATTTGGTGGGTGGCGCCCGGAACTGGAGCCGCGCCATCGAATCGGTGTACGGCGGCGGTCGGGAGGAATACGACGGCGGGGACGGCGGCGACGAGGAAGAGGATCGGAGCTTGGATCTTTTGGTTAGGTTTGTTCAAAACGTGTTCAGGAAGGTCTCCAGGAGGGCGAGGAAGGCCGTGCGATCGGTTCTGCCTGTTTCGATTTCGACCCAATTG GTCAGCTTTTCCGTGAATGGAGTCCTGATTTTGGCATTTCTGTGGGTCTTGAAGGCATTTCTGGAG GTTGTGTGTACCCTTGGAAGCATTGTGTTTGTTAGCATCTTGCTGATCCGTGGAGTGTGGTCTGGGGTTACTTACATGCAAGAAAACCGTAGTTATAGGAGGAATGAAGCTGATGACGACCATCGTGCATGGACCCGGGCACAGCCAGTTACGTAG
- the LOC115755195 gene encoding protein SHORT HYPOCOTYL IN WHITE LIGHT 1 isoform X2, whose translation MLKLRLLRLAAVAPPIFPRQPIAANSFSIAPHQPPPHFSLRLRASRRVSDFPQVGGARNWSRAIESVYGGGREEYDGGDGGDEEEDRSLDLLVRFVQNVFRKVSRRARKAVRSVLPVSISTQLVSFSVNGVLILAFLWVLKAFLEVVCTLGSIVFVSILLIRGVWSGVTYMQENRSYRRNEADDDHRAWTRAQPVT comes from the exons ATGTTGAAGCTCCGACTGCTTCGGCTCGCCGCAGTTGCTCCCCCCATCTTCCCTCGCCAACCCATTGCCGCCAACAGCTTCTCGATCGCGCCCCATCAGCCTCCGCCTCACTTCAGCCTCCGCCTCCGCGCTTCCCGGCGCGTCTCCGATTTCCCTCAG GTGGGTGGCGCCCGGAACTGGAGCCGCGCCATCGAATCGGTGTACGGCGGCGGTCGGGAGGAATACGACGGCGGGGACGGCGGCGACGAGGAAGAGGATCGGAGCTTGGATCTTTTGGTTAGGTTTGTTCAAAACGTGTTCAGGAAGGTCTCCAGGAGGGCGAGGAAGGCCGTGCGATCGGTTCTGCCTGTTTCGATTTCGACCCAATTG GTCAGCTTTTCCGTGAATGGAGTCCTGATTTTGGCATTTCTGTGGGTCTTGAAGGCATTTCTGGAG GTTGTGTGTACCCTTGGAAGCATTGTGTTTGTTAGCATCTTGCTGATCCGTGGAGTGTGGTCTGGGGTTACTTACATGCAAGAAAACCGTAGTTATAGGAGGAATGAAGCTGATGACGACCATCGTGCATGGACCCGGGCACAGCCAGTTACGTAG
- the LOC115755195 gene encoding uncharacterized protein LOC115755195 isoform X3, which yields MLKLRLLRLAAVAPPIFPRQPIAANSFSIAPHQPPPHFSLRLRASRRVSDFPQGGGGDLVGGARNWSRAIESVYGGGREEYDGGDGGDEEEDRSLDLLVRFVQNVFRKVSRRARKAVRSVLPVSISTQLVSFSVNGVLILAFLWVLKAFLEGSVLVPLIGSIQSINAELNCSLWILNARKLRS from the exons ATGTTGAAGCTCCGACTGCTTCGGCTCGCCGCAGTTGCTCCCCCCATCTTCCCTCGCCAACCCATTGCCGCCAACAGCTTCTCGATCGCGCCCCATCAGCCTCCGCCTCACTTCAGCCTCCGCCTCCGCGCTTCCCGGCGCGTCTCCGATTTCCCTCAG GGAGGTGGCGGGGATTTGGTGGGTGGCGCCCGGAACTGGAGCCGCGCCATCGAATCGGTGTACGGCGGCGGTCGGGAGGAATACGACGGCGGGGACGGCGGCGACGAGGAAGAGGATCGGAGCTTGGATCTTTTGGTTAGGTTTGTTCAAAACGTGTTCAGGAAGGTCTCCAGGAGGGCGAGGAAGGCCGTGCGATCGGTTCTGCCTGTTTCGATTTCGACCCAATTG GTCAGCTTTTCCGTGAATGGAGTCCTGATTTTGGCATTTCTGTGGGTCTTGAAGGCATTTCTGGAG GGAAGTGTCCTTGTGCCTCTGATAGGGAGTATACAGTCGATAAATGCTGAGCTGAACTGTTCTTTGTGGATTCTTAATGCAAGGAAATTGCGATCTTGA
- the LOC115755190 gene encoding probable zinc metallopeptidase EGY3, chloroplastic produces the protein MQGQWPPFYKNNGFSFEISPLEQAPSMATTLFVNPQCSPALPLRKSNAKHPFRQRACMPFSLSSRPTSVRPLKSSAKDDQENEPTSSSSVAVVSERPGQEEDGEAEKKTKPYGESEEEEREKQQEMDWKSDEEFKRFMGSPSIEAAIKLEKKRADRKLKELNRESSNNPVVGLFNRIARDSLARERERLEKAEETFKALDLNKLRSCFGFDTFFATDVRRFGDGGIFIGNLRRPIDEVIPKLESKLSEAAGREVVVWFMEEKADDITKQACVVQPKSEMDLQFELTRLSTPWGYVSAVALCVTTFGTIALMSGFFLKPDATFDDYLSNVIPLFGGFLSILGVSEIATRVTAARYGVKLSPSFLVPSNWTGCLGVMNNYESLLPNKKALFDIPVARTASAYLTSLVLTIAAFVADGSFNGGDNALYIRPQFFFNNPLLSFIQFVIGPYTDDLGNVLPYAVEGVGVPVDPLAFAGLLGMVVTSLNLLPCGRLEGGRIAQAMFGRSTATLLSFATSLLLGIGGLSGSVLCLAWGLFATFFRGGEEIPAKDEITPLGDDRFAWGVVLGLICFLTLFPNVGGTFSSSFFESPYFRNDF, from the exons ATGCAAGGTCAATGGCCCCCCTTTTATAAAAACAATGGCTTCTCTTTCGAAATTTCACCGCTCGAACAAGCTCCTTCAATGGCGACCACCCTGTTTGTCAACCCGCAGTGTTCGCCGGCATTGCCTCTCAGGAAGAGCAACGCCAAACACCCATTTCGCCAGCGTGCCTGTAtgcccttttctctctcttccaggCCCACCTCCGTGCGGCCGCTCAAATCGTCCGCCAAAGACGACCAGGAGAACGAACCCACCAGCTCTTCTTCAGTAGCCGTGGTCTCGGAAAGACCAGGGCAGGAGGAGGATGGAGAAGCGGAGAAGAAGACCAAGCCGTACGGAGAGAGTGAGGAAGAGGAGAGGGAGAAGCAGCAAGAGATGGACTGGAAGAGCGACGAGGAGTTCAAGAGGTTCATGGGCAGTCCTTCGATCGAGGCCGCGATAAAGCTGGAGAAGAAGAGGGCCGATAGGAAGCTCAAGGAGCTCAACAGGGAGAGCAGCAACAACCCGGTCGTGGGGCTTTTCAATCGGATTGCGCGCGATAGCTTGgccagagagagggagagattggaGAAAGCTGAGGAGACCTTCAAAGCTCTTGATCTCAACAAG TTGAGAAGCTGTTTTGGCTTCGATACGTTCTTTGCAACTGATGTTCGGAGATTTGGAGATGGGGGCATTTTCATTGGTAATTTAAGGAGGCCTATCGATGAGGTGATTCCTAAATTGGAGAGCAAGCTGTCCGAGGCAGCAGGTCGGGAGGTAGTCGTGTGGTTCATGGAGGAGAAGGCAGATGACATTACTAAACAG GCCTGTGTGGTGCAACCAAAATCAGAAATGGATCTGCAGTTTGAATTAACCAGGCTGAGCACTCCCTGGGGATATGTTAGCGCAGTAGCATTGTGCGTGACGACTTTTGGGACCATAGCTCTAATGAGCGGCTTCTTTCTCAAACCAGATGCTACTTTTGACGACTATCTCTCAAACGTCATCCCTCTTTTTGGCGGTTTCCTTTCCATTCTGGGAGTCTCTGAG ATAGCCACTAGAGTCACGGCAGCTCGATATGGTGTGAAACTGAGCCCGTCGTTTCTAGTTCCATCAAATTGGACAGGATGCTTGGGAGTAATGAATAACTACGAGTCCCTGCTACCAAATAAAAAAGCACTCTTCGACATTCCAGTGGCCCGTACGGCCAGCGCTTATTTGACGTCACTAGTGCTCACAATAGCGGCATTTGTGGCTGACGGCAGCTTCAACGGCGGTGACAATGCACT ATATATAAGGCCACAATTTTTCTTCAACAACCCGTTGCTTTCTTTTATCCAGTTCGTCATTGGACCTTATACCGATGACCTCGGTAATGTGTTGCCATATGCTGTGGAAGGTGTTGGTGTTCCTGTTGATCCCCTCGCTTTTGCCGGACTTCTCG GAATGGTGGTGACTTCCCTAAACCTGTTGCCGTGCGGAAGGCTCGAAGGAGGCCGCATCGCTCAAGCCATGTTTGGCAGAAGCACGGCCACCTTGCTATCTTTCGCCACTTCGCTTCTGCTTGGCATTGGTGGCCTCAGTGGAAGCGTCCTATGCTTAGCATGGGGACTCTTTGCCACATTCTTCCGGGGTGGTGAGGAGATACCCGCGAAGGATGAGATCACGCCCTTGGGAGATGATAGGTTCGCCTGGGGGGTCGTCCTCGGCCTCATCTGTTTCCTCACCCTCTTCCCCAACGTCGGAGGGACGTTTTCAAGCTCGTTCTTTGAGTCACCATACTTCAGAAACGACTTTTGA